The genome window gaaccgcgtttcgcaagatggcttttttttaagattgatgctttgcaagatgattccccccattagaatgcattaaatagatttcaatgcattccaatgggaactgcgttttgcaagacgtttttttctatggacaatttttacAAGATgacaatttcccccccattggaacgcattaaatagatttaaatgcattccaatggggaaccgcattttgcaagacgatgttttcgcaagacagtgattttcgtggaacaaattaacattgtcttccgaagcaccactgtatataaaatacataaaactcTAGGCCTGGATAGGGAAATTTGTCACTCTGTTACacccagtgattttttaaaaaaatctgaattgctTTCTAGTGCacggaaataaaaagaaatatgtgaagctgaggatttttttaaaaaatcagaaacaaaactaaaaaataTTCTCACCCCTCCCTGGTTGCTTCATCATGATCATCAACACCCAATGTCCTGCTGTCATATATAATCCCTGAACCATGAGGAAATTGGGAAGATACCAATTTTCATGGGTGTTTACAGGAAAGATGGCCGGGGAGATTTTTTTCCACCCCCAGaatccaaatgttttttttaatgtccacAAGCAGATGCAAACAAGGAAAATGTCTGGATATGACTTATGATGTTACAAGCTACATATAGAAACTGTACTAACATGCTGCTATGCAGCTTTGCCTCCTGTTCTCGGGAGAATTCCCATAAATGCTCCTGAGTATTCTTGGAGTTTGATCAAATGCTAAAAGTAGCATAGCAAGTAGTTGGAGTATAAGTCTGAAGCTTACAAGTCCTGGGTTTTAGTACCCActgaaccatgaaactcactaaGTGACTTTGGGCTAAACCTGTTGTGAGATTATGGTGTAGAAGAGGAAAACCATGTGTGCAATGGTGAACTCATGGGAGGGAAGCTAgaatatactgtaaatgtaacaaataaatgtgGAGAATATATTCTAGAACAGTTTTCACAGGAATTTGCTTCCAGCTGGTTATTCTTATGGGATCACAGCTAAGGTGAGTTTAGCAAACCTAAATCTAAATTAATTGTCAGCTGATTTTGCTGGGAGAGGTTAGTTTTGAGTACGTACTTGtggtcttctccttccagcaTGTTGCGGTATGTGGCGATCTCGCAGTCCAGGCGGGCCTTTTCATCAAGGAGAGTCTTGTACTCACAGTTCTGGCGCTCGATGTCACAGCGGATTTCGGCCAGCGTGGCTTCCGTGTTGCTGACCATGGTCTGGAGCTGGGAGAGCTGGGTGCAATAGCGCTCTTCTGTTTCTTGCAAGGTGCACTCCAGGGCATTTTTCTGAGAACGGGGGAAGGCAAGGTACTATTAGAAGGGGAAAACAAAGCACATCCTCCCCAtagctcccataaatcctggccagcacagctaatggtgagggtttctgggaattgtagtctaagaatattTGGGAatgcaaggctgggaaccacaggTGCACAGTATCAGACTAGGACTtaaggaagcctgggttcaaatccccgcctAGCGATGGGACCTCAATAGGCTGGTGGTGACAATAGTAAACGACTCATTGAagatctcacatactttgaaaaaccCTACGTGACTTTCTGTAAATCAAAAggcacaacaacaacacaactccATAATGAGTTAGCACACGGCCTGTTCTCTTCTTTATGCCCTCAAGTCACATAAATAATATCCTAATCCATTAGTTGGCATTTGTGTCTTGAAGTATCTGTTCCTGCATGCTTCATCTGTTCCATCCCGTTGTACTTTTAAGGGCACATAGCATCCATAATCCTTTGATGTGGTCTGGATAATGATCATTGCTAATCAATACAGTCTTGGCGCCTACTTTACATTCTTCCTTCATATCTCAGACTTCTGAAATGAAGTGGTGCTTGTTACAGAGGAAACACTCTAAtgtaaatacaataaagataatGAAAAGATAAGACGCCATCAGGGATGGGGAACTGCTGATCCCCATTTTTTCCAAGTCCCAGAAACACCTGTTAGCATAGCCAGTGATATGGAATTATGGGAGTGCTTGTCCAGATTCTCGGAGGTTTCCCAGCTCCTGTGCTATATGGGTTAGATTTGGGGATTTATCTCCTGTGCCTTTAGAAGAACTGCTCAGAAGCAGGATCTGTGCTAGCGCCACATGGACCTGTAAGATACTTGCATTCAGTGGTGAGGGTTGAACTAGGCGCTTTGAATTCATACTCACCATGCTCTGCTGGGCTTGCAGGTCTATCTCAAGGTTTTGAACACGACGCCTTCCCTCAGCAATCTCACTCTGGCAGCTTTGCAGCTGCTCTCCGCTGGAGATCACCTCCCTGTTTAGCTGGTCCATctgagagaagaagggaaaaagtAAAGGCGGGCTGAGGGACTTGCATTGTTCTGCGCGGAATGGTTCTTGGCAAGAAACCCATTAGAGTGGTGGGAAAGTGGATTGATGTAGGGAAAATGCGTCTTATCTAAatgtatttctgttttcatttacttaaaatatttataccccacctttctcctcaagagaatccagggtggcttacaaatattaaaataaatgatgCAGCGACTGGAACGGAAAGAAACCCAAACAAACAGTGGCCCGCCTGTTGGGCAGCCAGTTACCAAGAAAAAGCTTACTTgaggagaaaagtctttgcctgcccacAGAAGGACATCAAAGCGGGGGTCAGCCTGGCCAcccacggggtggtggtggtttccacagcttgggagcagtgacagagaaggccctttcttgtgCGCTCACTGTGGACACCCGagagggtgatgggactgagagaaagacctcctcTGGTGATTTTAAAAACCAATACATCTCTCTTCACGAGCAATGTTGTCTTCCACGTAGCTTGGGCCCAAGTCATTtaggattatgtgatccctgaacccagccccagttaacaatcgaACAGCAggattttggacctgctgaagtttctgacactttcaaaaaaaaagacAGGCCCATGCAGAGCACGTTGCAGAATCCAAGCAAGATGGAACTAAGGCATCTGTCTCTTTGACAAAGTCACGCCAAGGCAGGTTCAAACTTTCTCCAGCTATAACAGGTTGGGCTTCCAATGTTGGGCCATCTGTACATCAGGGGACTGCATGTCCTTTTTCTTACCGGGCAGTCCTCCTTTTGAAAATGTGCTCCATTTGGGAGGTCTTTCTCGAAGGGCATTCCAATCAAAGTTTAAAGATGAAGAATAGAGATGAGATATTCGTATTCGTCTCCTGGAGGAGATGAATAgaaatatcaccaccacaggcATCTGGCCCTTTCGGTCCTCCCCCTAGAACCAGTCAATCCACTTACCGCTGGCAACGCACACGGCCATTCTTGTTCACGCTGTGTCAATCACGGACGCTGTGTCAATCACGGAAGTAGCCCGGATGAGGCTTCCCCGGCTCCTTGCACctctgaccactcagcagctgagtggggagactcatcatcccaccttttCTCTAGAGTGGTCAGCAGTGTAGGGAGGCTGGGAAGCCCTGTCCAGGCTACCTCCGCGACTGGCGCAAATGATGACAGCCCCACACGCTGCACCATGAGCAGTAAATGGGGGGTGAGTCAAAAAGGCCCAGCTAtctgtggtggcaatattcatatttgtctcccccaagagacgtatacaaatatcccatctctaatgaagAACCATGAGGGTGGAAGTCAGAAAACGTGAGGTTGCCCATCCACAGTGAGATATACCTGACCAGCAAACTAAGAAGGCACATCAGTTGCCTGGTGTTTGTTCTAATTTTGCACCCATGCATACATTTTTAGCATACGTGTTTTTGTGCAAATCAGGGtccttttttgaaaacaaaacaaaaccccaaaatgtTATAGAgccctcttcttctggttgccctACCTTTTCCCTGTACCATGCTTCAGTTTCTTGGCGATTTTTCTCAATTTCGGACTCATACTGGCATCTCATCTCATCCAGGACCTTGTTGAGATTACAGGATGGTGGAGCAGCCACTTCCACACTGATGTGGTTGCCAAGCTGAGAACGGAGGGCACAGGACTCCTGGAGGAGAGGacggggaaaaaaagaagaagaaggaaaaggaaaaagatgaagAATGTCTCTTTGAGGCAGAGATTATGAAGAGACAATGGAAAACAGAGTTTTCAGATTTCCTTCATTTTGTCTACTGGTTGCTTAATTGGGATTCAGTCCCCAATAAAACTGTTGTTTTGCAGAGCTTCAGAGAACAGGGCTTTCTTTGGGTCTGGGGGCTTGGAACTGGATTAAAAATCAAAATCTCCTCAGGGACAGTGATTAGTAACCCataagaaaaggggaagggaatcTCTGTTCTGTCGGCCTAATCTTTCTCGTGGAGGTTTGTTGTCTGTTCTGCTGAGGTCTGTGGGAAAAGCTTCTTCCCCTCCTGCATGTGGCAACAGGAAGAGAAGTCAAGCAGTCCCCAGGCTGAAGACTCTACCCTGGGCCATGAGGGGATATGGTCATGCCTCAATATCATTCAGTCATAAAGGGCCACAGGAAGGAAATCCTCCATCCATCAAGTTTTGGTTCCGTATCCCTGCTTTAAGATTTTCCCCTTTGCCTTTACAGCTTGAAGCAGTTGTCTACTTGCCCGAAGCAAATTTGCTCTGCACACCTCAGGCCTCTCCAGCACTACATACTTacatggcgctgtgggctaaaccgcagaagcctgtgctgcagggtcagaagaccaagcagtcgtaagatcgaatccacgcgacggagtgagcgcccgtcgcttgtcccagctcctgccaacctaacggttcgaaagcatgcaaatgcaagtagataaatagggaccacctcggtgggaaggtaacagcgttccgtgtctaagtcgcactggccatgtgaccacagaaagattgtcttcggacaaaacgctggttctatggcttggaaacggggatgagcaccgccccctagagtcgaacacgactggacaaaaattgtcaagggaaacctttaccttttccttttaaCTTCCTTTACCTAGACCATCACAGTCAAAGGTCACACAGGACTGAGGCCAACATGGATTAATGGTCTAAGAATCTGAAGGCCATAAAGTTGGGGAACGTTCATCTAGATTGTAAGGACTGGTGGATAGATGATGCCCCCTGCCTTTGGACTGAGGGTGGACGATCTGGCCTCTGTGCACTCTCAGCTCCATCATTCTATATCTCTGAGCCTGTGTTTTAGCAAAGGGATGGGAAATGAAAACCCCAAACTGCATCACCCCTCACTGTTGCCTGTGTTGGCTACAACATGTGATGGAAGTTGCTTTCTTTCACCATCTGGAAGGTCCTAGATTCTCCCTGTTTTAGCATTATTAGTATGTGAAATGTTTTGGTGATTACCTCCTCGTGGTTTTTCTTCAGGCACGCCATTTCCTCACTCAAGGACTCAAGCTGTGTTTCGAGGTCAGACTTGCACAAGGTTAAACCATCCAGAACTCTACGAAGGCCATTTATGTCACACTCATCTCGCTGGCGCAGACTCACTTCATGCTGATACCTTCAAAAGAATAAAAGAGAAATGACTGCCGCATGTCTGAGAGAGCAGCATATGAGGTCTGGACCTGGGAAACGGAGGCACAGGCCCAAGTCAAGGGTGAATTCAGTGGCCAGTGAAGAGGCATCTTCTGTTGACACACTAAGGCATCAATGTATGCTTATCAAATGTTCATAGAGATTCTGAAACCTTCTTCTCAGCTTCCCgcactattttatttattctaaccatctttctcctccactaagcacccacccacccagaagaagaagaagaaaataaagaactggaaaaactaacaaagtagagGGACCTGGCAATGAAAACATctcatttgtggatgaaacacacttcagtggtccccatagtcatcggggccttgggaacaatatcaagaaatttcacacagtactataagcagttgcagatctcagaagtcacatcatcagagctacaaaaaatggcaatattaggaacagcatacatactgtgctgatctttaacagatacttatgtttttggttaaaacttgtatctgttatataataccagtcaatgtttttataattttgactgtgcctggtatttttggatgataataatattaataataacaatgtaaATCAAAAAGTAGAGTGCTGCCATTGCTAAGAGTGTTCAGTGTTTTCAgccaagttccccccccccaaagcttttGTTATTGGGACCTTGGTGGGAACTATATGGGGGAGTGCAACATACAAGATGCAAATGGCAAGATCTATCCCAGAACCAATCTTACTTAGTGCAGTAGTCATCATTAGCCATTTTAAGATTATCAATACCCAGACACAATCTTGCATTGTCAGCTTTAACGcagcaaatctgaaaaacaaaacagatgaacaaatgcatttcattttaatcCACGTGGATTTGATAAGAGGGGGTTCAACATTCTGCGGGTGAGTGCTGATGCTGTGGGCCCACTATGAACACACATTTGCGGTTCTTTATAAGATACCGTGTCccaaccagtggttctcaaaagGCTGAGTAAATGTCACTAAATATTCCTTctgagaaccagtgtggtgtagtgagtaGAGTGCTGGACTTAAGcactcaggagaccagggttcagatcgctgcttggccagggaaactcatTGAGGTGAGATGGCAATCTCAAACCATTCAACATCTCTCATAGCTTTAAGATCctattaggattgccataagttggaagtgactttatGGCACACAACAAAAACttactttccctgcctcctttgAGCAattttttgacattttaaaaatggattttgctTGTGGCTGTTGTCTTCAAGGACCTAGGTGTAGATTTAAGTGTATATATGTCTATGCTatgttttaaaagacaaaaatcaagaaacaagaaaatattggacagcCTGCCACTCTGCTAACCACCCTACTTCTCCCTGCATTTGTCAAATTATATTGTAAATTAACCCAATGGTACCATCAGGATGGAAGTCTAGGGTGGAAATCTAGGGCCCTGCTTAATAGGATGAGGAAGATCCTTCACCCTTCCTCACCAATGTAGCATTTAGAGACTGGTGGGACCACATTTTTAAGCCAGTGCAGTAAAGCCAActaaatatatgtgtgtatgcaaGGCCATGAGGTCCAGAAGCTAAAATTAATCGAATTTCACCACTGAAGAAAAGCTCACCATTCAAACCACCTCCCTTCTTTAGATACTGTACTAAAATGAGGCATAAAAGCCCGCCAACCTCAGCAGGTTGTTAAGAGGGTATGTTACTTTGGATGTGAAGATCAGCTTGAGTCACTGATTTGGTTTTAAACCTAAAgatctagaccaatggttcccaaccttag of Pogona vitticeps strain Pit_001003342236 chromosome 6, PviZW2.1, whole genome shotgun sequence contains these proteins:
- the LOC110074843 gene encoding keratin, type I cuticular Ha4 encodes the protein MASISSRTCGSLRGSCGIMPPCRPGSCLPRRSSFCLPPPLPNSCRSGGYVSTHLPPPNLGSPCVPPPCIPPPPRPLNLHPGGEGILNCNEKETMEDLNCRLGNYLEKVRCLEKENADLECKIREWFECENAYVCTDFKQFYCNIEELEQKICCVKADNARLCLGIDNLKMANDDYCTKYQHEVSLRQRDECDINGLRRVLDGLTLCKSDLETQLESLSEEMACLKKNHEEESCALRSQLGNHISVEVAAPPSCNLNKVLDEMRCQYESEIEKNRQETEAWYREKMDQLNREVISSGEQLQSCQSEIAEGRRRVQNLEIDLQAQQSMKNALECTLQETEERYCTQLSQLQTMVSNTEATLAEIRCDIERQNCEYKTLLDEKARLDCEIATYRNMLEGEDHKLPERPCDPECPTAIRSSVCQPVCVPEPTCAPSCPPTCAPSVPVVEPSLAPSCVNPCGPVHAPYGPPPCGPCGPVCPPPCGPRINTRICPM